A DNA window from Ostrea edulis chromosome 5, xbOstEdul1.1, whole genome shotgun sequence contains the following coding sequences:
- the LOC125648925 gene encoding uncharacterized protein LOC125648925: MTAISTSFLFTGISVCILLRGDSYGYTVGREFLFGMFSLHDKENQSFTINNPSVDKTAIVNITRRGFSTIQHTVLGKESLHVNEAASNDSFLVRSDQDISVHGLFGRYSIQYEILPITSTGTKYTLVYGVNFNVSATVCCITALQNETTLTITTPYARNMKFSNMSIRSSNVNLSMVEMQNIQISSRQNLHNISIKSSALISVICGQLDGINNVRVHLPPSDTCVTSYEVPCFNRSRVPSGEIHIRIIKIYPLFQDSVDIYIDGLQDNKTKQEKSIDASFNVTADGPFCIRSHIRKWKSRITKFVNDDFQFLMDKDISAIHCRNKPQKHNNTLSGNDNKTDLCMCSCKTKPVWHNLTQVEMSRWLQMYEAKTRKELLLGKRNLMSSKRRRISASDPRPSARRIGVIGAVIICGVVGAIVSLDSPRIWKYFRRLNGEIKPEYLREPKTKVNIRK, encoded by the exons ATGACGGCAATCTCAACGTCATTTTTATTTACGGGAATTTCTGTCTGCATTTTGCTGAGAGGAG ATAGTTATGGTTATACTGTCGGAAGAGAGTTCCTGTTCGGAATGTTTTCATTACACGACAAAGAAAACCAGTCGTTCACTATCAACAATCCTTCTGTGGACAAAACAGCTATTGTGAACATAACCAGAAGAGGATTTTCAACCATACAGCATACTGTTCTGGGAAAAGAATCGCTCCATGTAAATGAGGCAGCATCCAACGATTCCTTTCTCGTGCGATCAGACCAAGACATATCAGTGCACGGCTTATTTGGAAGGTACAGCATTCAGTACGAAATTCTTCCAATCACATCCACTGGGACAAAGTACACGTTGGTCTATGGAGTAAATTTTAATGTTTCGGCGACAGTTTGCTGTATAACAGCGCTACAAAATGAGACAACGCTCACGATCACAACACCGTATGCTAGGAACATGAAATTTTCGAACATGTCAATTCGCTCCTCAAATGTTAATCTATCGATGGTGGAAATgcaaaacattcaaatttctagtcgccaAAATTTGCACAACATATCAATAAAGTCGTCTGCGTTGATATCCGTCATTTGTGGGCAACTTGATGGCATCAATAACGTCCGTGTTCATCTCCCACCGAGTGATACCTGTGTGACGTCATACGAAGTTCCATGTTTCAATAGGAGCAGAGTTCCTTCAGGAGAAATACACATCCGGATCATCAAGATATATCCGCTTTTTCAGGACtctgtagatatatatattgatgGATTACAGGATAATAAAACCAAACAAGAGAAGTCCATAGACGCGTCGTTTAATGTAACAGCAGATGGCCCATTCTGTATCCGATCTCATATTCGAAAATGGAAATCTagaattacaaaatttgtaaatgatGATTTTCAATTCTTAATGGACAAAGACATTTCAGCGATTCATTGCCGAAATAAACCTCAG AAACATAACAATACGCTATCTG GAAATGATAACAAGACAGACCTTTGCATGTGTTCATGCAAAACTAAACCTGTATGGCACAACTTGACACAAGTAGAGATGTCACGATGGCTGCAGATGTACGAAGCGAAGACTCGTAAGGAACTACTTCTTGGGAAGAGAAACCTGATGTCTTCCAAAAGACGTAGAATCAGCGCCTCTGATCCACGCCCCTCTGCCAGACGAATCGGTGTGATTGGTGCAGTCATTATTTGTGGTGTAGTTGGTGCAATCGTTTCTTTAGACTCTCCTCGAATTTGGAAATATTTCCGCAGATTGAATGGGGAAATTAAGCCAGAATATCTAAGAGAGCCTAAGACCAAAGTAAACATTAGGAAGTGA
- the LOC125650431 gene encoding uncharacterized protein LOC125650431 isoform X2 — MAAPIWITKISIPNAIAFAIGYDRAAEYVQVLREQSRPVKNDWRQHNYCKYITNFASHFGKERCLVVGSTKEGTRLRSRLDEGDYDYLIISDVFIPAEALEYRKEVPCFVHINVEKIQHNFSNASVIDGKYLNTRLLKGFDDSVFKILRGIYDVLTMPSLIRSYKGVDVKVNKEVKPGYNQVHFSGFEYEDGELGYVQVQADIQAIKEQFRHLLARSDISEDMISVLSNSLSLIEELRPEDISNSLTFQTFGALIEAASGETLSSLYGASQKEDFCDGDTCNPDKMKTDDEQGNLDTKLKEYITIHYDYKSGRDFIPAFPIKGKLQCLDEWRNRLLESVVFWPSREIIDQIYGSEYFAIAKPAIINSQINKDFCIGFNNAEMILASSFSDGQRVCFLLLKSLQKGFLKQYSERLTTYHWKSAFYHVSETTETDLFTDTAGIFLVLEKVINYMISCLEKRFLRHYFIKSNLIAHFSEEESHRLSSAIKDILLDPVKTLDVYFSSRENDGKLTDHIPNEQLGDLKHQEGDSSRATHAESIVSLISRLQQGTGNDSTKFVEAIIDTLALVVQAEANFDCNSHDLCRGILKVTGDFLNTKFRTTDDRKTLLKVIAPIFLTYQSQSFG; from the exons atggcggcgcccatatggatcacgaaaatttcg ATACCTAATGCGATCGCATTTGCCATAGGCTACGACAGAGCCGCCGAGTATGTACAGGTGCTTCGTGAACAAAGCCGTCCAGTGAAAAATGATTGGCGACAGCATAATTACTGTAAATACATTACAAACTTTGCATCCCACTTCGGCAAAGAACGGTGTTTGGTGGTTGGTAGCACAAAAGAAGGAACTCGGCTGCGTTCCCGGCTGGATGAAGGGGACTACGATTACCTGATTATATCCGATGTGTTTATCCCAGCAGAAGCCTTGGAATACAGGAAAGAAGTCCCCTGCTTTGTCCACATTAATGTTGAAAAAATACAGCATAACTTTTCCAATGCTTCTGTTATTGATGGGAAATACCTGAACACCAGACTGTTGAAGGGCTTTGACGATAGTGTCTTTAAGATATTAAGAGGGATTTACGATGTCCTGACCATGCCGTCTTTAATTCGGTCCTATAAGGGTGTTGACGTTAAGGTTAACAAAGAGGTGAAGCCCGGTTACAACCAGGTCCACTTTTCTGGATTTGAATACGAAGATGGAGAGCTAGGGTATGTTCAAGTTCAGGCAGATATTCAAGCAATCAAAGAGCAGTTTAGACACCTTCTTGCACGCAGCGATATATCAGAAGATATGATCTCAGTTTTGAGTAATAGCttatctctgatagaggaattgCGGCCTGAGGATATATCAAATTCTCTAACTTTTCAAACCTTTGGTGCTTTGATAGAAGCTGCATCTGGCGAAACACTGTCATCCCTCTACGGAGCTAGTCAAAAGGAGGATTTTTGTGACGGAGACACCTGTAATCCtgataaaatgaaaacagaTGATGAACAAGGAAATCTCGATACGAAACTGAAAGAATATATTACGATACATTATGACTACAAAAGTGGTCGCGATTTCATTCCTGCGTTTCCGATCAAGGGAAAACTTCAGTGTTTAGACGAATGGAGAAACCGATTATTAGAATCGGTCGTATTTTGGCCAAGTCGAGAAATCATCGACCAAATCTACGGAAGTGAATATTTTGCAATAGCGAAACCAGCAATTATCAATTCCCAAATAAATAAAGACTTTTGCATCGGTTTTAACAATGCTGAAATGATTCTCGCTTCATCTTTTTCGGATGGTCAAAGAGTATGTTTTTTACTTTTGAAATCTTTGCAAAAAGGTTTTCTTAAACAATACTCAGAGCGCTTGACCACCTATCACTGGAAGTCGGCATTTTATCATGTATCCGAAACTACGGAGACGGATTTGTTTACAGACACGGCAGGCATTTTTCTAGTTTTGGAGAAAGTTATAAACTATATGATTTCATGTCTTGAAAAACGCTTTTTGCGACATTACTTCATCAAAAGTAATTTAATTGCTCATTTTTCCGAGGAGGAATCTCATCGACTTTCTTCTGCGATTAAAGATATACTCTTAGATCCTGTGAAAACTTTAGATGTTTACTTTTCCTCAAGGGAAAATGATGGGAAACTCACTGATCACATTCCAAATGAACAGTTAGGAGACTTAAAACACCAAGAGGGTGATTCATCGCGAGCAACTCATGCTGAATCAATCGTTTCATTAATTAGTCGTCTGCAACAAGGAACCGGAAATGACTCCACGAAGTTCGTGGAAGCCATTATTGACACATTGGCTCTGGTGGTTCAAGCTGAAGCAAACTTTGATTGCAACAGTCATGATCTCTGTCGAGGGATTCTGAAAGTCACCGGTGATTTTTTAAATACGAAGTTTCGGACAACAGATGACAGGAAAACATTATTAAAAGTTATTGCACCCATATTTTTGACATATCAGTCTCAGTCATTCGGATGA
- the LOC125650431 gene encoding uncharacterized protein LOC125650431 isoform X1: MVQNVLLSMTRIATAVVFIVQIPNAIAFAIGYDRAAEYVQVLREQSRPVKNDWRQHNYCKYITNFASHFGKERCLVVGSTKEGTRLRSRLDEGDYDYLIISDVFIPAEALEYRKEVPCFVHINVEKIQHNFSNASVIDGKYLNTRLLKGFDDSVFKILRGIYDVLTMPSLIRSYKGVDVKVNKEVKPGYNQVHFSGFEYEDGELGYVQVQADIQAIKEQFRHLLARSDISEDMISVLSNSLSLIEELRPEDISNSLTFQTFGALIEAASGETLSSLYGASQKEDFCDGDTCNPDKMKTDDEQGNLDTKLKEYITIHYDYKSGRDFIPAFPIKGKLQCLDEWRNRLLESVVFWPSREIIDQIYGSEYFAIAKPAIINSQINKDFCIGFNNAEMILASSFSDGQRVCFLLLKSLQKGFLKQYSERLTTYHWKSAFYHVSETTETDLFTDTAGIFLVLEKVINYMISCLEKRFLRHYFIKSNLIAHFSEEESHRLSSAIKDILLDPVKTLDVYFSSRENDGKLTDHIPNEQLGDLKHQEGDSSRATHAESIVSLISRLQQGTGNDSTKFVEAIIDTLALVVQAEANFDCNSHDLCRGILKVTGDFLNTKFRTTDDRKTLLKVIAPIFLTYQSQSFG, translated from the exons ATGGTCCAAAATGTACTCCTGAGCATGACGAGAATAGCGACTGCTGTGGTTTTCATCGTACAG ATACCTAATGCGATCGCATTTGCCATAGGCTACGACAGAGCCGCCGAGTATGTACAGGTGCTTCGTGAACAAAGCCGTCCAGTGAAAAATGATTGGCGACAGCATAATTACTGTAAATACATTACAAACTTTGCATCCCACTTCGGCAAAGAACGGTGTTTGGTGGTTGGTAGCACAAAAGAAGGAACTCGGCTGCGTTCCCGGCTGGATGAAGGGGACTACGATTACCTGATTATATCCGATGTGTTTATCCCAGCAGAAGCCTTGGAATACAGGAAAGAAGTCCCCTGCTTTGTCCACATTAATGTTGAAAAAATACAGCATAACTTTTCCAATGCTTCTGTTATTGATGGGAAATACCTGAACACCAGACTGTTGAAGGGCTTTGACGATAGTGTCTTTAAGATATTAAGAGGGATTTACGATGTCCTGACCATGCCGTCTTTAATTCGGTCCTATAAGGGTGTTGACGTTAAGGTTAACAAAGAGGTGAAGCCCGGTTACAACCAGGTCCACTTTTCTGGATTTGAATACGAAGATGGAGAGCTAGGGTATGTTCAAGTTCAGGCAGATATTCAAGCAATCAAAGAGCAGTTTAGACACCTTCTTGCACGCAGCGATATATCAGAAGATATGATCTCAGTTTTGAGTAATAGCttatctctgatagaggaattgCGGCCTGAGGATATATCAAATTCTCTAACTTTTCAAACCTTTGGTGCTTTGATAGAAGCTGCATCTGGCGAAACACTGTCATCCCTCTACGGAGCTAGTCAAAAGGAGGATTTTTGTGACGGAGACACCTGTAATCCtgataaaatgaaaacagaTGATGAACAAGGAAATCTCGATACGAAACTGAAAGAATATATTACGATACATTATGACTACAAAAGTGGTCGCGATTTCATTCCTGCGTTTCCGATCAAGGGAAAACTTCAGTGTTTAGACGAATGGAGAAACCGATTATTAGAATCGGTCGTATTTTGGCCAAGTCGAGAAATCATCGACCAAATCTACGGAAGTGAATATTTTGCAATAGCGAAACCAGCAATTATCAATTCCCAAATAAATAAAGACTTTTGCATCGGTTTTAACAATGCTGAAATGATTCTCGCTTCATCTTTTTCGGATGGTCAAAGAGTATGTTTTTTACTTTTGAAATCTTTGCAAAAAGGTTTTCTTAAACAATACTCAGAGCGCTTGACCACCTATCACTGGAAGTCGGCATTTTATCATGTATCCGAAACTACGGAGACGGATTTGTTTACAGACACGGCAGGCATTTTTCTAGTTTTGGAGAAAGTTATAAACTATATGATTTCATGTCTTGAAAAACGCTTTTTGCGACATTACTTCATCAAAAGTAATTTAATTGCTCATTTTTCCGAGGAGGAATCTCATCGACTTTCTTCTGCGATTAAAGATATACTCTTAGATCCTGTGAAAACTTTAGATGTTTACTTTTCCTCAAGGGAAAATGATGGGAAACTCACTGATCACATTCCAAATGAACAGTTAGGAGACTTAAAACACCAAGAGGGTGATTCATCGCGAGCAACTCATGCTGAATCAATCGTTTCATTAATTAGTCGTCTGCAACAAGGAACCGGAAATGACTCCACGAAGTTCGTGGAAGCCATTATTGACACATTGGCTCTGGTGGTTCAAGCTGAAGCAAACTTTGATTGCAACAGTCATGATCTCTGTCGAGGGATTCTGAAAGTCACCGGTGATTTTTTAAATACGAAGTTTCGGACAACAGATGACAGGAAAACATTATTAAAAGTTATTGCACCCATATTTTTGACATATCAGTCTCAGTCATTCGGATGA